From Trichoderma atroviride chromosome 1, complete sequence, one genomic window encodes:
- a CDS encoding uncharacterized protein (EggNog:ENOG41), with protein sequence MVDVNTLQKIPASQNTFDDLKIDQSHKRLVKSLVKTHFQAQNIRKQQQPRARLNQDLIRGKGSGLVILLHGVPGVGKTATAEAVSVANGKPLFTITCGDLGFTPKEVEESLMEIFRLAHTWDCVLLLDEADVFLARREVSDLNRNALVSVFLRVLEYYSGILFLTTNRVGTLDEAFKSRIHVSLYYPPLGKRQTLAIFDVNIRKLTNIENDKEKFQHDGDVKSSKRPTLEIDRDSILAFAASHFDRNEPSERWNGRQIRNAFQIAYSLAQFDMQEASMKHLDEDHADASVKGENTDDGLHLTPFTLNYKQFKEVANAVKRFDAYLHEAIGSDMDQSYTSGLRNDYHDPSHPSNKFVYNPPTPQAQRQNYSTRHDGSQKNSDRVYRERSEDYDSTGNGYANSAPRRQRNTDRDSSQGYSQRPPSGAYQPSQQYSPPRNPGRKPQGQGAPSQQGKAQYLKQNPSPHVHTQPRSPMRQHESENFTHDMDNKDYDNDEEYEEYGNNEYSYNQEYSDHEESYADGRY encoded by the exons ATGGTTGATGTCAATACTTTGCAAAAGATTCCTGCATCGCAGAACACCTTTGACGATCTTAAAATAGACCAAAGTCATAAACGTCTAGTCAAGTCGTTAGTGAAAACGCACTTTCAAGCTCAAAATATCCGgaaacaacaacagccacgCGCTCGCCTGAATCAAGACTTGATTCGAGGCAAGGGCTCTGGCCTTGTCATCCTGCTTCATGGCGTGCCTGGAGTGGGCAAGACCGCTACAGCCGAGGCCGTCTCCGTTGCCAATGGGAAGCCCCTGTTCACAATTACGTGTGGCGATCTCGGTTTTACTCCCAAAGAAGTGGAGGAATCGCTTATGGAGATATTTCGCTTGGCCCACACTTGGGATTGTGTCTTACTACTTGATGAAGCCGACGTCTTCCTTGCTCGCCGGGAAGTGAGCGACTTGAATCGAAATGCCCTTGTTTCAG TATTCCTTCGCGTCCTCGAGTACTATTCTGGTATCCTCTTCCTTACCACGAATCGGGTTGGAACCCTAGATGAAGCGTTCAAATCTCGCATCCATGTCAGCTTGTATTATCCACCACTGGGAAAGAGACAAACTCTCGCAATCTTTGATGTTAACATCCGCAAGCTCACCAACATCGAAAATGATAAGGAGAAATTTCAACACGATGGGGATGTAAAGAGCTCTAAGCGTCCGACCTTGGAGATCGACCGTGATTCCATCCTGGCGTTTGCAGCATCGCACTTTGACCGGAATGAGCCGAGTGAAAGATGGAACGGTAGACAGATCCGGAACGCATTTCAGATTGCTTACTCCCTTGCACAATTTGACATGCAGGAAGCCTCAATGAAACACCTGGATGAGGATCATGCCGACGCATCTGTGAAAGGAGAAAACACAGATGACGGTCTTCATTTGACGCCATTCACACTCAACTACAAGCAATTCAAAGAAGTTGCCAATGCCGTCAAGAGGTTTGATGCCTACCTTCACGAGGCCATCGGCAGTGACATGGATCAGTCTTATACTTCTGGCCTTCGAAACGACTATCACGACCCCAGCCATCCGAGCAACAAATTTGTTTATAATCCCCCAACTCCGCAAGCCCAGCGTCAGAACTATTCTACCAGGCATGATGGTTCGCAAAAAAATTCAGACCGGGTTTATCGCGAGAGAAGCGAAGATTATGATTCGACCGGGAATGGCTACGCAAATAGTGCACCACGTCGGCAAAGAAATACCGACCGTGATTCATCACAAGGATACTCTCAGCGACCGCCTAGTGGGGCATATCAGCCTTCACAACAATATTCACCGCCGAGAAATCCCGGACGAAAACCCCAGGGGCAGGGGGCTCCATCACAGCAAGGCAAGGCTCAGTATCTGAAGCAGAATCCTTCGCCTCATGTGCATACACAGCCTAGATCACCAATGAGGCAGCATGAGTCCGAAAATTTTACTCACGACATGGATAATAAGGATTATGATAATGACGAGGAGTATGAGGAGTATGGTAATAATGAGTATAGTTACAACCAAGAGTATTCTGATCATGAAGAAAGTTATGCCGATGGGAGATATTAG
- a CDS encoding uncharacterized protein (EggNog:ENOG41), whose protein sequence is MNTHSRSLPKALMSCMSCRDQKLKCDRSQPRCSRCTKRNDKCTYPTTRRRQAEPRRTIPELETRLASLESIVKSSRDDRLRRTSKNDDIIEPFPDESTHDAASRAHSPLDCEAETESSALPSFETSPSRQIPDAGRLEDLTRIYFDKLHYGAPMLRRSSFLSKGLSSNMRPPMYLRYIIAALAASIVENYHSLALTLYHQAKLCIEEEELKDFSPQPVTLAQAQFWCLMANFEAQQMLFSRASTSLSRSLRIAQMLRLHQLDTGDGEPKNRPELEEARRTWWVIFCSDRFVLGSTGWPAMINDDDTSTFLPASEEAFESGVGESTGFLGNVLQARCNKYSSFAGRVLAAHLFYQSAKHVSSHVVDENATDIRNGSFWMRHTMIDNDLATLLMRLPENLQLPRSLQCQNALFTNIIIHTTIICLNRAAIRETRRLALPSLLLNRSQARLLSAAEEIFNILREISEVDAAFSNPLLMYSAYVASSVYLDKSIAERERQAEFNLTYLLHIMIALSKTNPIARSLAIQLAEDMKNVGIDSSAIETVTQSPMAPALVPLFTNDDPSSMILFCSNQNNSRSQDATPILPDSRSDGLTRSAAVADTANMTPQVSRARESATSFAADIEPPILWVDMGFDMGYVA, encoded by the exons ATGAATACTCACAGTCGTTCGCTTCCTAAAGCTCTCATGTCCTGTATGAGCTGTCGAGATCAGAAGCTGAAATGTGATCGCTCACAGCCACGTTGTAGCCGCTGTACTAAGCGAAACGACAAATGCACATATCCAACTACAAGAAGGCGTCAAGCTGAGCCTAGGAGAACTATCCCAGAGTTGGAAACGCGACTAG CGAGCCTCGAGAGTATTGTGAAAAGTTCTCGAGATGATAGGCTCAGGCGTACTTCAAAGAACGATGATATTATTGAACCGTTCCCCGATGAGAGTACTCATGATGCCGCTAGTAGAGCGCATTCGCCATTAGATTGTGAGGCAGAGACAGAGTCTTCAGCTCTGCCATCATTTGAGACGAGCCCCTCAAGGCAGATACCCGATGCTGGTCGTTTAGAAGATCT GACCAGGATTTATTTCGACAAATTGCACTATGGAGCGCCGATGCTTCGTCGATCGAGCTTCTTATCAAAAGGCTTGTCATCTAATATGCGCCCACCAATGTATCTGCGATATATTATCGCGGCTCTAGCAGCATCTATAGTGGAAAACTACCACAGTTTGGCCTTGACATTATATCATCAGGCTAAGCTATGCATAGAGGAGGAAGAGTTAAAG GATTTTAGTCCACAGCCTGTTACCCTAGCCCAGGCACAATTCTGGTGCTTGATGGCCAATTTTGAGGCACAACAAATGCTCTTCTCACGGGCCTCGACGAGTCTGAGCCGCAGCCTCCGAATAGCTCAGATGCTACGCCTGCATCAGCTCGACACGGGTGATGGAGAACCGAAGAACCGGCCGGAATTAGAAGAAGCGCGCCGTACATGGTGGGTCATCTTTTGCTCCGACCGCTTTGTTTTAGGGTCAACAGGGTGGCCTGCCATGATAAACGACGATGAT ACATCCACCTTTCTTCCAGCATCAGAAGAAGCCTTTGAAAGCGGTGTAGGAGAATCGACAGGCTTTTTAGGCAACGTGCTGCAAGCACGCTGCAACAAATACTCGTCGTTTGCAGGGAGAGTGCTCGCTGCCCACCTGTTTTATCAGAGTGCGAAGCATGTTTCAAGCCACGTAGTAGATGAAAACGCTACAGACATTCGTAATGGCTCATTTTGGATGCGGCACACTATGATCGATAACGACCTGGCGACTTTGTTGATGCGTTTGCCAGAAAATCTGCAGCTCCCAAGGAGTCTCCAATGCCAGAACGCCCTTTTCACAAATATCATTATTCACACGACAATTATATGCCTCAACCGGGCGGCTATACGAGAGACGCGACGATTGGCTCTGCCTTCACTTCTACTGAACCGCAGCCAAGCTCGTCTATTGAGCGCAGCAGAAgaaatttttaatattctCCGAGAGATATCAGAAGTGGACGCTGCGTTCAGTAATCCATTGCTGATGTATTCTGCTTACGTGGCTTCGTCTGTCTATCTTGACAAGTCTATTGCCGAGCGTGAAAGACAGGCAGAATTTAACTTGACGTACCTTCTTCATATCATGATAGCTCTGAGCAAAACTAACCCAATTGCTCGATCGCTGGCAATTCAGTTGGCAGAGGATATGAAGAACGTTGGGATAGATTCTTCTGCAATTGAAACA GTAACCCAATCGCCCATGGCCCCCGCTCTAGTTCCATTATTTACAAATGACGACCCAAGTTCAATGATTCTATTCTGCTCCAACCAGAACAATTCTAGATCGCAAGACGCCACGCCTATACTGCCAGATTCTAGATCTGATGGTTTGACAAGAAGTGCCGCTGTGGCAGACACGGCAAATATGACACCCCAAGTGTCACGAGCTAGGGAATCGGCCACCAGTTTTGCCGCAGATATTGAACCACCAATTCTCTGGGTGGATATGGGATTCGATATGGGATACGTGGCTTGA
- a CDS encoding uncharacterized protein (EggNog:ENOG41), producing MSETIKVGAVQAEPAWLDLPESVKKVTSLVEKAGKDGVNVLGFPELFLPGYPWSIWTEPYLDNTGMFHEYMANSLVKESPEMDQIREAVKKAGIFIVLGYSERDGDSLYIAQSFIDPTGTIVLHRRKIKPTGAERAIWGEKHGEETLINVADSPFGRIGALNCWEHFQPLLRYHEYSQGVDIHIAGWPPFFAKPENIPTLYTSTGEGDRLACQFMAMEGACFVVVSTQVMSDKGREKLKLVGSPHVQTPGGGFAMIFGPDGTPLVDPMDPGEEGILTAEIQLSTIDYAKQMLDVVGHYSRPDLLSLNVNLKTAKPVHYA from the exons ATGAGCGAAACAATTAAAGTTGGTGCCGTGCAGGCAGAGCCCGCCTGGCTTGACTTGCCGGAATCTGTCAAGAAAGTTACATCTTTGGTTGAAAAGGCTGGGAAAGACGGAGTGAATGTCTTGGGATTCCCAGAGCTCTTTCTGCCAGGATATCCATG GAGCATCTGGACTGAGCCGTACCTTGACAATACGGGCATGTTCCACGAGTATATGGCCAATTCTCTTGTCAAAGAGTCGCCCGAAATGGACCAAATCCGCGAAGCTGTTAAAAAAGCaggcatcttcatcgtttTGGGCTATTCTGAGAGAGATGGCGATAGTTTGTACATTGCGCAATCCTTCATTGATCCTACTGGTACAATTGTGCTACACCGCCGGAAAATTAAGCCGACTGGTGCGGAGCGCGCAATTTGGGGAGAGAAACACGGCGAAGAGACTCTTATCAACGTTGCGGACAGTCCCTTTGGCAGGATCGGCGCTCTCAACTGCTGGGAACACTTCCAGCCTTTGCTGCGTTATCACGAGTACAGCCAGGGTGTTGATATTCACATCGCAGGCTGGCCCCCATTCTTTGCCAAGCCGGAAAACATACCTACTCTTTACACCTCAACGGGCGAGGGAGATCGCCTTGCCTGTCAATTCATGGCCATGGAGGGGGCCTGCTTTGTCGTTGTCAGCACCCAAGTAATGAGCGACAAAGGCAGGGAAAAGTTGAAGCTGGTTGGAAGCCCGCATGTGCAGACTCCTGGAGGAGGTTTCGCCATGATATTTGGCCCTGATGGAACGCCGCTGGTTGACCCTATGGATCCGGGAGAAGAGGGTATTCTGACGGCGGAGATTCAGCTGAGCACCATTGACTATGCAAAGCAGATGCTTGATGTCGTCGGACATTACTCTAGGCCAGATTTGCTGAGTCTCAACGTTAATCTGAAGACGGCAAAGCCAGTTCACTATGCATAG